cttttttttctcctttctttgtttcctctaattaaaaattccCCCGGTGCCTGTTTAATCCGGTTCTCTAAGGAAACATGAACTAATTCCTGCAAacaagctgtaacaatcaggtgcaaacttccgTGCAGAATCTGATGTGAAGAAATGTGATGTAAatcccagggggccaatgagcaaaacagggagtttGGGGAGCTGATTAGAGATTTCCTGCTAACAATTTGAGTAgagaaacattcttcacaggaactgctctgtttctgttgtCGCCTTTTaggtctcctcctctgcctcttttttcctttttttttgtcttattccTCCACctattctgtcttccaaaacctttCCAAGAGGAAGATTCCTTGAATCACAGACtaactcaggtttgaacatcctcttgtctcactgtcctgctcagggcagggtgaaccaggtgaggttgtctaaggcctctgcccagctttgcaccatccacaaaggagctgaaggttcACTCCGTCACCTCATtcagggggagaataaagacattcaccagtgctggcccaagtgctggtcccTGAGGGATTCCACTGGTAACTGACTGCAGGGGGGGCTTTGTACCACTGGTGACATTTGGGCTTCATCATCCAGCCAGCTTCCCACCtagcatccacttcttgagcccacAGAGAACCAATCGCATTATAAGGACACCACGTCTGACACCTTGCAAAATTCTATGtgcacaacatgcctttctttccctgcccatttgggttcagcaatccctttcttgttttccaagtgcctggacgtggctgcaggaggacttgTCCCACTCCCTTCCCATGGAAGGACacaggctgaccagcctgtaattctctCAGTTCtcattcctgcccttcttgaagacaggtttgacaactgccttttccaaggacctcagaacccCTCTGATTGCTCTGGCAGGTTTCAGACCACAATTCAGACTCACAGGTAAGGATgacatagcagacaggagcacgtGAGATCgatctgcctgggccagtggggtttgttcctggagtcacacacagaaatgtcaggttctgtcaggtgtccacatctgaggcGGCCTCGTGggctccttatgcacccagggatgttcagagacagagtctgtccctttcacacacagaggcaggagtcacagtgtccctctggcctcctgttgccactcccaaggaaggggagacacctcagccctgtggtgcgtcaccctgctctgcactcatctgagatgtcccacgtcatgaggaatggacacagggacattggttaaaggaagcacaaccggtgctgcatttaggcagtttccatgggatgttactcccaACGAGAAACAACCTCAAGACCCTGTCTGTCCTACAGGCCAAAATGGAACCCACAGGAATAGCTCGTGGCGTTTCTGCTGACtcgggttcatctcacctctcatgcatgatgtgcatgctcacatctcatccgTATGATGCAACATGAACAGTTGAAATACgcattcagtgtccctccatggagggacaaagaacctctctgagctggggagagaggaaatgttggttgtgaggggccagtccatgacgatgccttggggcagcttccacggggtgtccagtgcacaggggcacagcccagcccctgctctgctggtcctgcaggtctctggcaggaggcctggctgtgagaggacactgctgtgtgcccagccctgcacacacacactgtgcagctggacactggtgtttgcatctgtggccattttcttGGGCATGTTTTTGAGACAaggtttggaagaagagctaaaccttctggccctgccctgaggagatgacctttctttctggaaaggctgttgtgaggccagctctgtcacagcagtgcccatggcctgtccctgcctgcgctcacaggactgacacacagcaggacggtgaccaggctgccagagcactcaggccttgcaccaacacaagggatgagaaggagagtgtgggagtggaacgagaacagctctggaaggccaagcgctggtgctccctggcagggctgccaggctggactcttttcccctcctcccatgcacacaggaactgtccctgcagctccaaacaggccttgcagggaggatatagtgaaaaacacatcactacgggaccctttattttgtttaaatatgcaCAGaccatggctcctcatttacacagccaggggttataaaagaaaagcagacagtgatttagacagggaatgacaatgttatcacaataaaaaacagCTTCAATAAAAACGGAAAATACaagtgagaggctggacctgtaactagttacattaaaactactatgtagaaggagagaagcagtttattgcttcagaaaacagtaagatatgagtttccacagggcatccttaagctcctggttcctcatgctgtagatgagggggttcactgctggaggcaccaccgagtacagaacagacaccaccaggtccagggatggggaggagatggaggggggcttcaggtaggcaaacatggcagtgctgacaaacagggagaccacggccaggtgagggaggcacgtggcaaaggctttgtgccgtccctgctcagaggggatcctcagcacggcccttaagatctgcacataggacacgacgatgaacacaaaacacccaaatcctaaagagacactaaccacaaggagcccagcttccctggagtaggactgtgagcaggagagcttgaggatctgggggatttcacagaagaactgctccagggcattgcccttgcacagtggcagtgaaaatgtattggccgtgtgcagcagagcattgagaaacccagtggcccaggcagctgctgccatgtggacacaagctctgctgcccaggagggtcccgtagtgcaggggtttgcagatggcaacgtagcggtcgtaggacatgatggtgagaagagaatactctgctactATCAAGAAACCTAAGGAGAcaacctgggcagcacatcctgcaaaggaaatggccctggtatcccacagagagttggccatggatttgggcacagtgatggagatggagcccatgtcgaggagggcgaggttgagcaggaagaagtacatgggggtgtg
This genomic interval from Caloenas nicobarica isolate bCalNic1 chromosome 28, bCalNic1.hap1, whole genome shotgun sequence contains the following:
- the LOC135999418 gene encoding olfactory receptor 14J1-like, yielding MSYDRYVAICKPLHYGTLLGSRACVHMAAAAWATGFLNALLHTANTFSLPLCKGNALEQFFCEIPQILKLSCSQSYSREAGLLVVSVSLGFGCFVFIVVSYVQILRAVLRIPSEQGRHKAFATCLPHLAVVSLFVSTAMFAYLKPPSISSPSLDLVVSVLYSVVPPAVNPLI